A genomic window from Pecten maximus chromosome 6, xPecMax1.1, whole genome shotgun sequence includes:
- the LOC117328862 gene encoding uncharacterized protein LOC117328862, translating into MDQTLLYLAVYLSILLHVTTDAGIAEEDYNYNNLRQFYDDLVMDSAPSSEKRVAPKYPQDYWGRSETSRTNDNTLFNLFRRGSTWGQSGTGRSGRWSGSQRITPYVTYGDGVNYKSNRNNYGLFTPSSWYGRGWYNGLSRVQQPSYRQERRSRNSYANLY; encoded by the exons ATGGACCAGACACTACTATACCTGGCTGTGTACCTGTCAATATTACTACACGTCACAACAG ATGCTGGAATAGCTGAAGAAGATTACAACTATAACAATTTAAGACAATTCTATGACGATTTAGTCATGGATAGTGCCCCATCTTCTGAGAAAAGAGTAGCTCCGAAATATCCTCAGGACTACTGGGGTAGATCGGAAACTAGCCGAACAAACGACAACACGCTCTTCAATCTATTCCGAAGAGGTAGTACATGGGGTCAGAGCGGAACTGGCAGATCGGGAAGGTGGAGCGGTAGTCAAAGGATCACACCTTACGTCACATACGGTGACGGAGTAAACTACAAAAGTAACAGAAACAACTACGGCCTGTTCACCCCGAGCTCTTGGTATGGTCGTGGTTGGTACAACGGGCTGTCACGTGTTCAGCAGCCAAGTTATCGTCAGGAACGACGGAGCAGAAATTCATATGCGAATCTTTATTAG